Proteins encoded by one window of Cyclobacteriaceae bacterium:
- a CDS encoding polysaccharide biosynthesis tyrosine autokinase: MSESFFDQGNQDAPQGFVLDFKRVLARALRFWYVVVLFLSAAFIIAFYKNRYTQRVYPITASILIREMQDTRGAEILYSNSIIDPYRNYLNEPYIIKSYPLIEDVVRELNFHISFLQEGYIVTSETYVNVPVRAYWCGAEQVTTGKLIFKLIDDKQFSLVKLSERDNESEVQIFNLNDSIVYKDYALCFRLNPDRRGALQVGVPFILDIDNPTDVARQYISRLKVDWAEVGAGIINLSITGNNPEKEIDFMNALIRNYEALDLEKKNETASRTVNFISRQLSEIRDSLRTVEYQLERFGNSSRIKDMSGDAQRLYAKLEAFEIQRAELMIRQNYYKYLKEYMTQADGKMDQIILPSSMGITDPILNSLLEKIINLQIEIKLYADPERSQNPLLQERIERINKLKKDVEEAVRTLQSTDKIKTDFLAQQLRETEKQLSLLPASERQLIAIQRNYSLLENLYVFLMQKLSEANISKAANTSDIVPVNPPMRGGAISPKPMQNYFLALVIGLALPLGLFVIFEVLNNRVQSKEDIEKMTNMPFLGGVGHSISGSNLTVRDKPKSGVAESFRALRSNLNYFTANQTRQIFMVSSSISGEGKTFTTINLATVFALSGKKTLIVGADMRRPKIFEDFNCSNTTGLSTYLSRIHEFNEVVQQTEIENLYLVSGGPVPPNPSELLLTDRFDEFIKNTLEQFEYVIIDTPPLALVTDAFVISKFVNHTVFVLRQNYSPKEFVRSIDEYYRSGKLKNMSIMLNDIYKSGLGYGYGQGYAYNYGYSYGYGGGYGYYEDENSKKDKKGFFKKRS, encoded by the coding sequence ATGTCCGAATCTTTTTTTGATCAAGGTAATCAAGATGCCCCTCAGGGATTTGTGTTGGATTTCAAAAGAGTACTCGCACGTGCACTACGATTTTGGTACGTTGTTGTATTGTTCCTAAGTGCTGCATTCATTATTGCGTTTTACAAAAATCGGTATACCCAGCGGGTCTATCCCATTACAGCTTCTATTCTTATTCGTGAAATGCAGGATACGCGGGGGGCTGAAATTCTTTATAGTAATTCCATTATTGATCCCTATAGAAATTATTTGAATGAACCGTATATAATTAAGTCATATCCACTTATCGAAGATGTTGTACGTGAGTTGAATTTTCACATTTCTTTTTTACAGGAAGGATACATTGTAACGAGTGAGACGTATGTCAATGTTCCCGTCAGGGCATATTGGTGCGGAGCAGAACAAGTCACTACGGGTAAATTAATATTTAAGTTAATAGATGATAAACAGTTCTCCCTGGTTAAACTCTCAGAACGCGATAACGAAAGTGAAGTTCAGATTTTTAATTTGAACGATTCAATCGTCTATAAGGATTATGCGCTTTGTTTCAGGTTAAATCCAGACAGGAGAGGAGCATTACAGGTTGGTGTTCCGTTTATTCTTGATATTGATAATCCAACAGATGTAGCAAGGCAATACATTTCCAGGCTGAAGGTTGACTGGGCAGAGGTTGGAGCCGGAATTATTAACCTGAGTATTACCGGGAATAATCCTGAGAAAGAGATTGATTTCATGAATGCTCTAATCAGGAATTATGAAGCTCTTGATCTCGAAAAGAAGAATGAAACGGCATCACGTACTGTAAACTTTATCAGTCGTCAGCTTAGTGAAATACGTGATTCACTAAGAACAGTAGAGTACCAATTGGAACGGTTTGGGAATAGTTCTCGAATTAAGGACATGAGTGGAGATGCGCAACGGTTGTATGCAAAACTTGAAGCGTTTGAGATTCAGCGGGCAGAGCTAATGATCAGGCAGAATTATTACAAATACTTAAAAGAGTACATGACTCAGGCTGATGGCAAGATGGATCAGATCATCCTCCCATCTTCCATGGGTATTACTGATCCGATACTGAATTCTTTGCTTGAAAAAATTATTAACCTTCAGATTGAGATAAAACTCTATGCTGATCCTGAGCGTTCTCAAAATCCATTATTACAAGAGCGTATTGAGCGAATTAATAAGTTGAAAAAGGATGTTGAAGAAGCGGTTAGAACACTTCAATCAACAGATAAAATAAAGACGGATTTTCTTGCACAACAGTTGCGGGAAACTGAAAAACAACTTAGTCTGCTTCCTGCCTCTGAGCGACAGTTGATCGCCATTCAACGTAATTATTCTTTGCTCGAAAACCTGTATGTGTTCTTAATGCAAAAGCTTTCAGAAGCTAATATTTCAAAAGCTGCAAACACCTCAGATATTGTCCCGGTAAATCCGCCTATGCGTGGCGGTGCTATTTCACCCAAGCCTATGCAAAATTATTTTTTGGCCTTGGTTATTGGTTTAGCACTCCCTTTAGGTCTGTTCGTAATTTTTGAGGTGCTGAATAACCGCGTTCAATCTAAAGAAGATATTGAAAAAATGACCAATATGCCTTTTTTAGGAGGCGTTGGGCATAGTATATCGGGTAGCAACCTTACTGTGCGCGATAAACCTAAAAGTGGCGTAGCGGAGTCGTTCCGTGCACTTCGTTCAAATCTGAATTACTTTACTGCAAATCAAACCCGCCAGATATTTATGGTAAGTAGTTCTATCAGCGGGGAAGGGAAAACATTTACCACCATTAACCTGGCCACCGTATTCGCGCTTTCCGGAAAGAAAACGTTGATTGTTGGTGCAGATATGAGACGGCCTAAGATTTTTGAGGATTTCAATTGCAGCAACACTACCGGCCTGAGCACCTACTTATCCCGAATACACGAGTTTAATGAAGTAGTACAACAAACCGAAATCGAAAATCTGTATTTGGTAAGTGGTGGTCCGGTACCGCCTAATCCTTCGGAGTTATTACTGACGGATCGGTTTGATGAGTTTATTAAAAATACACTTGAGCAATTTGAGTATGTAATTATTGACACGCCTCCATTGGCGCTGGTTACCGATGCATTTGTGATTTCCAAGTTTGTAAACCATACTGTTTTTGTTTTGCGCCAGAACTATTCACCTAAGGAGTTTGTGCGCAGTATTGATGAATACTACCGCAGTGGTAAACTTAAAAACATGAGCATTATGCTCAACGACATATACAAGTCAGGCCTTGGGTATGGTTATGGACAAGGTTATGCGTATAACTATGGCTACTCATATGGGTATGGAGGTGGATATGGGTATTATGAGGACGAGAATTCAAAGAAAGACAAGAAGGGCTTTTTTAAGAAACGTAGTTGA
- a CDS encoding polysaccharide biosynthesis/export family protein, with protein sequence MLRFETMTVLRVFLFLALIIGASSCVTNKKFVLLQKEDMHNQEVLLDTTVRAYQPVSYDYLLQPEDIVYVRFESLTPTDYDFLNQNKNVSGQNFNLQQGSGLLIGDLLDQNGEIPFPFIGKVKLGGLTVFQAQDKLQQIAEQYLDKPVVKVRLINFRFTVLGEVNSEGTVTLSNNRVTMLEALGLAGGMTDLADRSKVKLIRQQNGELTVQYINLLDENFINSPYYYVHQNDVLLVPSLRQRPYRKYFGQNLSLVISSLSLLLITFTLINSTK encoded by the coding sequence ATGCTTCGTTTTGAAACCATGACTGTCTTAAGAGTATTCTTGTTTCTCGCCTTGATTATTGGTGCTTCTTCCTGCGTTACCAATAAGAAATTTGTGTTGTTACAAAAGGAGGATATGCATAATCAGGAGGTGCTTTTAGATACTACAGTTCGAGCATATCAACCTGTTTCCTATGACTACCTGTTGCAGCCAGAGGATATTGTATATGTTCGCTTTGAAAGTCTAACTCCAACTGACTATGATTTTTTAAATCAGAATAAAAACGTTTCGGGGCAAAATTTTAATCTGCAACAGGGTTCAGGTTTATTGATTGGTGATTTATTGGATCAAAATGGTGAGATCCCTTTTCCATTTATAGGTAAAGTAAAACTTGGAGGCCTCACAGTCTTTCAAGCTCAGGATAAACTTCAGCAAATTGCAGAGCAATACCTCGATAAGCCTGTAGTAAAAGTGCGATTGATTAATTTTCGCTTTACCGTTTTGGGTGAAGTTAACAGCGAGGGCACGGTTACACTCAGCAACAATCGGGTGACTATGTTGGAAGCCTTAGGATTGGCTGGAGGTATGACCGATTTGGCAGATCGGTCAAAAGTTAAATTGATACGCCAACAAAATGGTGAACTCACTGTTCAATATATCAATTTACTAGATGAAAATTTCATCAATTCGCCATACTATTACGTTCATCAAAATGATGTTCTTCTTGTCCCATCTTTAAGGCAACGACCTTATCGTAAGTATTTCGGGCAAAATCTTTCCTTGGTGATATCCTCACTATCTTTGTTACTGATTACGTTTACCCTTATCAATTCCACAAAATAA
- a CDS encoding winged helix-turn-helix domain-containing protein: MLDTLITSKTRLKMLLRFFLNSNSSAYLRELAKEFGESTNSIRHELNNLSSAGYLVAREEGRSIYYSANTKHPLYPEIKTLVHKYLGIDKLLDNVIHKVLARLGTLQLAMITGDYAEGRDSGIIDLVMVGDIDKVYLQECVTKAEKLINRKVRTLVLSEVEFEGNKKSLNPDKALVLWQAE, translated from the coding sequence GTGCTCGATACGCTGATCACATCCAAGACCCGCCTGAAAATGTTGCTCCGGTTTTTCCTGAACAGCAATTCCTCGGCTTACCTGCGGGAGTTGGCGAAAGAGTTTGGCGAATCCACCAACTCCATCCGGCATGAATTAAATAACCTGTCCAGTGCCGGCTACTTGGTAGCCCGCGAGGAGGGCCGCTCTATATATTACAGTGCGAATACCAAACATCCCCTTTATCCGGAAATCAAAACACTGGTGCACAAGTACCTGGGTATTGACAAACTCCTCGATAACGTCATTCACAAAGTACTGGCCAGGCTGGGAACACTTCAATTGGCTATGATCACCGGTGATTATGCCGAGGGGCGTGATTCAGGTATTATCGACCTGGTGATGGTAGGGGATATTGATAAAGTTTACCTGCAGGAATGCGTAACCAAAGCCGAAAAACTGATCAACCGAAAGGTGCGCACACTGGTGCTTTCAGAGGTGGAGTTTGAGGGTAACAAAAAGAGCCTGAATCCTGACAAGGCCTTGGTGCTTTGGCAGGCGGAGTAA
- a CDS encoding UpxY family transcription antiterminator: MSAEPKWYAFYTKSRHEKKVKELLQRRGFEVFLPMQKVVRQWSDRKKKVEAPLFNSYIFVFVPEHQTTEVLQIPGIAWAVRHNGKPAFLHEREYKSILRFLETGLTIEIMAGADVEEGDQVQVLDGPLKGAIGYVARKQPDRFMVLLEGIGQAMRVEIMPELLKKT, translated from the coding sequence ATGAGTGCTGAACCAAAATGGTATGCGTTCTATACCAAGAGCCGTCATGAAAAAAAGGTAAAGGAACTGCTGCAACGTAGAGGTTTTGAAGTTTTTCTTCCCATGCAAAAAGTGGTTCGGCAGTGGAGTGATCGGAAGAAGAAAGTAGAGGCGCCTTTATTCAATTCATACATCTTTGTCTTTGTGCCTGAGCATCAAACAACTGAGGTGCTGCAAATACCCGGCATTGCCTGGGCTGTACGGCACAATGGCAAACCAGCGTTTCTTCATGAGCGTGAGTACAAATCCATTCTTCGGTTTTTGGAAACAGGATTAACCATTGAAATTATGGCCGGGGCTGATGTGGAGGAGGGTGATCAGGTACAGGTTTTGGATGGCCCGCTAAAAGGGGCAATTGGCTATGTAGCCCGTAAACAACCCGACCGGTTTATGGTGTTGCTCGAAGGCATCGGGCAGGCCATGCGGGTAGAAATTATGCCCGAATTGCTCAAAAAGACATGA
- a CDS encoding SDR family oxidoreductase, translating to MAAKKRVLITGGAGFLGSHLCDRFIKEGFHVIAMDNLITGDLRNIEHLFKLPDFEFYHHDVSSFVHVPGELHYILHFASPASPIDYLKIPIQTLKVGSLGIHNLLGLARVKQARILIASTSEVYGDPLVHPQTEEYYGNVNPVGPRGVYDEAKRFQEAMTMAYHTFHGLDTRIVRIFNTYGPRMRLNDGRVLPAFIGQALRGEDLTVFGDGSQTRSFCYVDDQVDGIFRLLMSDYHLPVNIGNPDEITIMQFAEEIIKLTGTTQKIITQPLPKDDPKQRQPNITKAKEILGWEPKVSRAEGLKITYEYFKSLPREILFERDNKNFEKYMR from the coding sequence ATGGCTGCTAAAAAACGTGTCCTCATTACCGGTGGTGCTGGTTTTCTCGGATCGCACCTCTGCGACCGCTTCATTAAAGAAGGCTTTCATGTGATTGCCATGGATAACCTGATTACAGGCGACCTGCGCAACATCGAGCACCTCTTCAAACTACCAGATTTTGAGTTCTATCACCACGATGTGTCTTCCTTTGTACACGTACCAGGTGAACTCCATTATATATTGCACTTCGCCTCACCGGCCAGCCCGATCGACTACCTGAAAATTCCCATTCAAACCCTAAAGGTGGGTTCATTGGGTATTCACAACTTACTGGGCCTGGCCCGGGTAAAGCAGGCGCGCATCCTCATTGCCTCAACATCTGAAGTCTATGGCGATCCGCTGGTGCACCCGCAAACTGAAGAATATTACGGCAACGTGAACCCGGTCGGACCGCGTGGCGTGTACGATGAAGCCAAGCGTTTTCAGGAGGCCATGACTATGGCGTATCATACTTTTCACGGATTGGATACCCGCATTGTGCGCATCTTCAACACGTATGGTCCCCGTATGCGCCTCAATGACGGTCGTGTGTTGCCGGCTTTTATTGGTCAGGCGTTGCGGGGTGAAGACTTAACCGTATTTGGTGATGGTTCCCAGACACGCTCGTTCTGTTATGTGGATGATCAGGTGGACGGTATATTCCGGTTACTGATGTCGGATTATCATTTACCGGTGAACATCGGTAACCCTGATGAAATCACTATCATGCAGTTTGCGGAAGAGATCATCAAACTCACCGGCACCACGCAAAAAATCATCACCCAACCGCTTCCGAAAGATGATCCAAAGCAGCGCCAGCCTAATATAACGAAGGCAAAAGAAATTTTAGGGTGGGAACCTAAAGTGTCGCGTGCTGAAGGATTGAAGATTACATACGAATACTTCAAAAGCTTGCCGCGTGAAATCCTGTTCGAGCGGGATAATAAGAATTTTGAGAAGTATATGCGGTAA
- a CDS encoding DUF349 domain-containing protein translates to MELENEKTAEMEETREAGMEENHGVQTELQSEADLTDHHEGDDHDEEHDTVDYSQLTKTQLVVALKELSKESDFKKIDRHLRSIKPLVDEYREQERTQALNRFILDGGNADDFHYRGDEHDTIFDGLVKTIRDRRTQHIKNQEDQKTENLNKKLELLEKLRALTDSEEVKDHFDQFKSLQREWRNIGPVPGAQAKTVWANYHALIDRFYDNQSIYFELKELDRKKNLEAKLELCVRAEKLSDVEKIRDAVRELNELHHEFKHIGPVPIEDKENVWQRFKAASDAVYARRDAFMKELNEQLNANMEQKKVLGEEVLTFASFQSDRIKEWNQKTKEILGLQKKWEALGGMPRNKAKDLNKKFWSSFKGFFANKNAFFKKLDSEREQNLEKKNQLLQRAIELKESTEWEKTTNELKALQEQWKEVGPVPEKMREKIYQQFKEACDAFFENRRAQQGKRDADQENNLKAKQAVCALLEKHADEKTATPELLKELEEQFGSIGFVPKKDMGTIRSRFHEAVEKFVQSIEGASDDEKSRMVLESQLQDLKNDPMGEQKIYHKEQSIRKKIQKVENDIAVWRNNLEFFARAKNGEKVREEFNEKIEEASSHLHQLKQQLKLLRTVS, encoded by the coding sequence ATGGAATTGGAGAACGAAAAAACAGCAGAGATGGAGGAGACGCGCGAAGCCGGGATGGAAGAAAACCATGGCGTGCAGACCGAATTGCAATCTGAAGCAGACCTCACCGATCACCACGAAGGCGATGATCATGACGAAGAGCATGACACGGTAGACTATTCCCAGCTTACCAAGACACAACTGGTGGTAGCGTTGAAGGAGCTCTCCAAAGAATCCGACTTTAAAAAAATTGATCGCCACCTGCGCAGCATCAAACCGTTGGTAGATGAGTACCGTGAACAGGAGCGCACACAAGCCCTGAACCGTTTCATTTTAGATGGAGGCAATGCCGATGATTTTCACTATCGCGGTGATGAGCACGATACGATTTTTGACGGCCTTGTTAAAACCATTCGTGATAGAAGAACCCAGCACATCAAAAACCAGGAAGATCAGAAAACTGAAAACCTGAACAAGAAACTGGAGCTGCTGGAGAAACTTCGTGCCCTTACCGACTCAGAAGAAGTGAAAGATCACTTCGATCAATTTAAAAGCTTACAAAGGGAGTGGCGAAACATTGGACCGGTACCAGGTGCCCAAGCCAAAACCGTGTGGGCAAACTATCACGCCCTGATTGATCGGTTCTACGATAATCAAAGCATTTACTTTGAGTTGAAAGAACTTGATCGCAAAAAAAATCTCGAAGCCAAACTTGAGCTTTGTGTGCGGGCTGAGAAACTAAGTGACGTAGAAAAGATACGCGATGCTGTGCGTGAGCTCAATGAATTACATCACGAGTTCAAACACATTGGTCCGGTGCCGATTGAAGACAAGGAAAATGTTTGGCAACGCTTCAAGGCTGCTTCCGATGCAGTGTATGCGCGCAGGGATGCGTTCATGAAAGAGTTGAACGAACAACTCAACGCCAACATGGAGCAGAAGAAAGTGTTGGGCGAAGAGGTGTTGACATTTGCTTCATTTCAATCGGACCGTATTAAAGAGTGGAATCAGAAGACAAAAGAAATTCTGGGACTCCAGAAAAAGTGGGAAGCACTTGGGGGCATGCCGCGCAATAAGGCAAAAGACCTGAACAAAAAATTCTGGTCGTCCTTCAAAGGATTCTTTGCCAATAAAAATGCTTTCTTTAAGAAGCTGGATAGTGAACGCGAACAAAACCTGGAAAAGAAAAACCAGTTGTTGCAACGCGCCATTGAATTGAAGGAGAGCACCGAGTGGGAGAAGACCACCAACGAATTGAAAGCCTTGCAAGAGCAGTGGAAAGAAGTTGGTCCTGTGCCGGAGAAGATGCGCGAAAAAATTTACCAGCAATTTAAGGAAGCTTGCGATGCCTTCTTTGAAAATCGCAGGGCGCAGCAAGGCAAGCGCGATGCCGATCAGGAGAATAACCTGAAGGCCAAGCAGGCGGTTTGTGCGTTATTGGAAAAGCATGCTGATGAAAAAACAGCAACGCCTGAGTTGTTGAAAGAACTTGAAGAGCAGTTTGGCAGCATTGGGTTTGTGCCGAAGAAGGATATGGGCACCATACGTTCGCGTTTCCATGAAGCGGTAGAGAAATTTGTTCAATCCATTGAAGGCGCTAGTGACGATGAAAAAAGCCGCATGGTGTTGGAAAGTCAGCTTCAGGATTTGAAGAATGACCCAATGGGTGAGCAGAAGATTTACCACAAGGAGCAATCCATCCGCAAAAAGATCCAGAAGGTTGAAAACGACATTGCCGTATGGCGCAACAACCTTGAGTTTTTTGCCCGGGCTAAAAACGGTGAAAAGGTACGGGAGGAATTTAATGAGAAAATAGAGGAAGCGAGCAGCCACCTGCACCAGTTAAAACAGCAATTGAAGCTTCTGCGCACAGTTTCCTGA
- a CDS encoding YqgE/AlgH family protein: protein MEFFNYKNKIKPEKGRLLISEPFLPDPNFERTVVLLCEHSEEGSFGFVLNKPSIMKAGEVMDDLANFDHEVFVGGPVQQDTLHFIHRSASIENGAEILEGIYWGGTFDQVLNLADTHQLYPADIKFFLGYSGWDAGQLEEELSQNSWIVCDFVSEDLLFETEPSLMWKKALENMGGRFSVYSNYPVDPRMN, encoded by the coding sequence GTGGAGTTTTTTAACTACAAGAATAAAATCAAACCCGAAAAGGGGCGGCTGCTGATCTCAGAACCGTTTCTACCCGATCCGAATTTCGAGCGAACGGTCGTGTTGTTGTGTGAGCACAGTGAGGAAGGATCGTTTGGTTTTGTGTTGAATAAACCGTCCATCATGAAAGCCGGAGAGGTCATGGATGACCTGGCTAACTTTGATCATGAGGTATTCGTGGGTGGACCAGTTCAACAAGACACGTTACATTTTATTCACCGATCGGCATCCATTGAAAACGGTGCAGAAATTCTGGAAGGCATATACTGGGGTGGTACGTTCGATCAGGTGTTGAACCTGGCAGATACGCATCAGCTTTACCCGGCTGATATCAAGTTCTTTTTGGGCTACAGCGGTTGGGATGCGGGGCAGTTGGAGGAGGAGTTAAGCCAAAATTCCTGGATCGTTTGTGATTTTGTGTCGGAAGACCTACTGTTCGAAACCGAACCATCTTTAATGTGGAAGAAAGCATTGGAAAACATGGGTGGGCGATTTTCCGTTTATTCCAACTACCCGGTTGATCCCCGAATGAATTAG
- the pdxH gene encoding pyridoxamine 5'-phosphate oxidase — MSSISSIRNEYTKAALDIDSVHHNPVEQFAQWFNEALAAKLPEPTAMHLATVNAQGRPSGRMVLLKGIEDSKFVFFTNYQSSKGKDLDENPVCALTFFWPELERQVRIEGIVTRIDAERSDAYFQSRPRGSQIGAWSSPQSTPIKNRQILEQRMQEIEKRFEHQDPLPRPHQWGGYEVEPVLIEFWQGRPSRLHDRILYTKADNDWKISRLAP; from the coding sequence ATGTCCAGCATTTCTTCCATCCGAAACGAATACACCAAAGCCGCATTGGATATTGATTCCGTGCACCACAACCCCGTTGAACAGTTTGCCCAATGGTTCAACGAGGCTTTGGCAGCCAAATTACCGGAACCAACAGCCATGCACCTGGCCACGGTAAATGCACAAGGCCGACCGTCCGGCCGGATGGTGTTGTTGAAAGGAATTGAGGATTCCAAGTTTGTATTCTTTACCAACTACCAGAGCAGCAAAGGCAAGGACCTGGACGAAAACCCCGTTTGTGCGCTCACGTTCTTCTGGCCGGAACTGGAACGGCAGGTGCGCATTGAGGGGATCGTAACCAGAATTGATGCTGAACGCTCCGATGCCTATTTTCAAAGTCGCCCGCGTGGATCACAGATTGGCGCATGGTCATCACCGCAAAGTACACCCATCAAAAACCGGCAAATTCTGGAACAGCGGATGCAGGAAATAGAAAAGCGTTTTGAACATCAGGATCCGCTACCGCGACCACACCAATGGGGTGGCTACGAAGTGGAACCGGTGCTTATTGAATTCTGGCAAGGAAGACCAAGTCGGTTACACGACAGAATACTTTATACAAAAGCGGATAACGACTGGAAGATCAGCAGGTTGGCACCATAA
- the bshB1 gene encoding bacillithiol biosynthesis deacetylase BshB1: MKLDILVLAAHPDDAELCCGGTIARQIALGNKVGIVDFTRGELGTRGTPELRLQEAAKAADILKLSTRENLGLPDGFFRNDEEHQREVIRAIRKYQPEIVLANAIHDRHSDHGRAAELGTDACFLSGLAKIETTLDGKPQQAWRPKAVYHYIQSQFIEPDFIVDISDFWEVKVASYMAYKSQMYDPQSKEPETYISKPEFLKLIEARAVELGHAIGVKYGEGYTLRRYPGVRNLFDLI, encoded by the coding sequence ATGAAGTTAGATATTCTTGTTTTAGCAGCCCACCCCGATGATGCAGAGCTCTGCTGCGGGGGCACAATCGCCCGCCAGATTGCGCTCGGTAATAAGGTAGGCATTGTTGATTTTACGCGTGGCGAACTGGGTACACGGGGTACACCCGAATTGCGTTTACAGGAAGCGGCTAAAGCTGCTGATATATTAAAGCTTTCAACACGTGAAAACCTGGGCCTGCCAGATGGCTTTTTCCGGAACGATGAGGAGCACCAGCGTGAGGTAATCCGAGCCATCCGCAAATATCAACCGGAGATTGTGTTGGCCAACGCCATTCACGATCGCCATTCCGATCATGGTCGTGCTGCTGAACTCGGGACTGATGCTTGCTTTCTTTCCGGGTTGGCCAAGATTGAAACTACCTTGGATGGTAAACCTCAACAAGCGTGGCGACCGAAAGCGGTTTATCACTACATCCAAAGTCAGTTTATTGAACCTGATTTTATAGTCGACATATCTGATTTCTGGGAAGTGAAGGTGGCCTCTTACATGGCGTATAAAAGTCAGATGTACGATCCGCAAAGCAAGGAGCCAGAAACCTACATCTCAAAGCCTGAGTTCCTTAAACTTATTGAAGCGCGCGCTGTTGAGTTAGGACATGCTATTGGTGTAAAATACGGAGAAGGCTACACTCTGCGCAGATACCCTGGCGTGCGCAATCTGTTTGATTTGATTTAA
- the trxB gene encoding thioredoxin-disulfide reductase: protein MSEKVKVLIIGSGPAGYTAAIYAARAGLNPVLYTGGQPGGQLTTTNDVENFPGYPEGINGPQMMVDLQKQAERFGTKIHYGLVTSVDFSGYPHKVTVDEKDVVEAETVIIATGASAKYLGIPSEEKFNNKGVSACAVCDGYFYRGKEVAVVGAGDSAAEESTYLSKLCTKVHLIVRRDEMRASKIMQSRVLNTPNIEIHWNTETDEILGDDTGVTGVRVVNNKTGEKKEIPIQGFFLAIGHKPNTDIFKDYLEMDETGYIKVQPGSTRTNVEGVFAVGDAADKVYRQAVTAAGTGCMGALDAEKFLAAKEAELVGH from the coding sequence ATGTCAGAGAAAGTAAAAGTGTTGATTATCGGATCCGGTCCTGCCGGATATACAGCGGCCATTTATGCGGCTCGCGCAGGTTTGAACCCGGTATTGTATACAGGCGGTCAGCCGGGTGGTCAGCTTACCACCACCAACGATGTGGAGAACTTCCCCGGTTATCCGGAAGGAATAAACGGTCCGCAAATGATGGTTGATCTGCAAAAGCAAGCTGAGCGTTTCGGGACGAAGATTCATTACGGACTGGTAACTTCAGTCGACTTTTCAGGTTACCCGCACAAGGTTACGGTAGACGAAAAGGATGTAGTGGAAGCCGAAACGGTAATCATTGCAACAGGAGCTTCGGCTAAGTACCTGGGCATTCCATCCGAAGAGAAGTTTAACAACAAAGGCGTATCGGCTTGTGCCGTTTGTGATGGCTATTTCTACCGTGGCAAGGAAGTGGCCGTTGTTGGTGCTGGGGATTCGGCTGCGGAAGAATCAACCTATTTATCTAAGCTATGTACAAAGGTTCACCTGATTGTAAGACGTGACGAAATGCGCGCTTCCAAAATCATGCAGTCGCGTGTGTTGAATACGCCAAACATTGAGATTCACTGGAACACCGAAACCGATGAGATATTGGGTGACGATACCGGTGTAACCGGGGTGCGTGTGGTGAACAATAAGACAGGGGAGAAGAAGGAAATTCCGATTCAGGGTTTCTTCCTCGCCATCGGGCATAAACCCAATACCGACATTTTTAAAGACTACCTTGAGATGGATGAAACGGGATACATCAAAGTACAACCCGGTTCAACCCGTACCAATGTGGAGGGTGTTTTTGCCGTAGGTGATGCAGCCGACAAAGTGTACCGTCAGGCAGTAACAGCTGCCGGAACAGGTTGTATGGGTGCACTGGATGCCGAGAAATTCTTAGCCGCAAAAGAAGCTGAATTGGTAGGGCATTAA